The following are from one region of the Chloracidobacterium sp. genome:
- a CDS encoding glutaredoxin has translation MSLVIYVKPGCPYCQQARDHYNSLGVEFTEYDAQNDIARQREMLEISGGDLVVPCIVENGEYVASGWGDPPRG, from the coding sequence ATGTCTTTAGTAATTTATGTAAAACCGGGTTGTCCTTATTGCCAGCAAGCCCGCGACCATTACAATTCATTGGGTGTTGAATTCACCGAGTATGACGCTCAAAACGACATTGCCCGACAGCGAGAGATGCTCGAGATATCGGGCGGCGATCTCGTAGTTCCGTGTATTGTCGAAAATGGAGAATATGTTGCTTCTGGGTGGGGCGATCCGCCTCGCGGCTGA